One genomic segment of Canis lupus baileyi chromosome 9, mCanLup2.hap1, whole genome shotgun sequence includes these proteins:
- the CALM1 gene encoding calmodulin-1 has protein sequence MADQLTEEQIAEFKEAFSLFDKDGDGTITTKELGTVMRSLGQNPTEAELQDMINEVDADGNGTIDFPEFLTMMARKMKDTDSEEEIREAFRVFDKDGNGYISAAELRHVMTNLGEKLTDEEVDEMIREADIDGDGQVNYEEFVQMMTAK, from the exons ATG GCTGATCAGCTGACCGAAGAACAGATTGCTG aGTTCAAGGAAGCTTTCTCCCTATTTGACAAAGATGGCGATGGCACCATCACAACAAAGGAACTTGGAACTGTCATGAGGTCACTGGGTCAGAACCCAACAGAAGCCGAATTGCAGGATATGATCAACGAGGTGGATGCTGACG GTAATGGCACCATTGACTTCCCGGAATTTTTGACTATGATGGctagaaaaatgaaagatacagACAGTGAAGAAGAAATTCGCGAGGCATTCCGAGTCTTTGACAAG GATGGCAACGGTTACATCAGTGCGGCAGAACTACGTCATGTCATGACAAACTTAGGAGAAAAACTAACAGACGAAGAAGTAGATGAAATGATCAGAGAAGCAGATATTGATGGAGATGGGCAAGTCAACTATGAAG AATTCGTACAGATGATGACTGCAAAATGA